The proteins below come from a single Zhouia spongiae genomic window:
- the metG gene encoding methionine--tRNA ligase yields MSKRYTITAALPYTNGPIHIGHLAGVYVPADIYSRYLRLKGNDVAFICGSDEHGVAIPMKAKKEGVSPQEIIDKYHGIIKKSFADFGISFDNYSRTSAEIHHKTASDFFKKLYEEGEFIEEVTEQLYDDEVKQFLADRFVTGTCPKCGNEEAYGDQCEKCGSSLNATDLINPKSTISGSKPILKETRHWFLPLDKYESFLKEWILEGHKKDWKPNVYGQVKSWVDEGLKPRAVTRDLDWGIPVPVKGAEGKVLYVWFDAPIGYISSTKEWADREGKDWEPYWKDKETQLVHFIGKDNIVFHCIIFPSMLKAHGDFILPENVPANEFLNLEGNKLSTSKNWAVWLHEYLEEFPEKQDVLRYVLTANAPETKDNDFTWKDFQSRNNNELVAIFGNFINRVVVLTNKYYEGIIPQPGDLTEEDRKALEELKAFPGTIEASLNRYRFREASQELMNVARLGNKYLADAEPWKLIKTDEERVKTIMYVALQIASALAVLSEPFLPFTASKLKKILNQENSLNWNDVHSKDVLIEANHKINKSELLFSKIEDAEIEKQLEKLEATKKANEQANKELEPLKDTISYEDFSKLDMRVGTIVEAEKMPKAKKLLVLKVDTGLDIRTIVSGIAEHFKPEDIIGKKVTVLANLAPRKLRGVESEGMILMTEDTEGKLVFMNPDEENTPNGATIN; encoded by the coding sequence ATGTCTAAAAGATATACTATAACAGCAGCTTTACCATACACCAACGGTCCTATTCATATAGGCCATCTGGCAGGAGTTTATGTTCCTGCCGATATATACTCCCGCTATCTGCGTTTAAAAGGAAACGATGTCGCTTTTATTTGTGGAAGTGACGAACACGGAGTGGCCATCCCGATGAAGGCAAAAAAAGAAGGCGTAAGTCCGCAGGAAATTATAGATAAGTATCACGGTATCATTAAAAAATCATTTGCCGATTTTGGCATTTCTTTTGACAATTACTCCCGTACCTCAGCTGAAATTCATCATAAAACCGCCTCTGATTTTTTTAAAAAGCTATACGAGGAAGGTGAGTTTATTGAAGAAGTAACAGAACAACTGTACGATGATGAGGTCAAACAATTTTTAGCTGACAGATTTGTAACCGGAACATGCCCTAAATGCGGTAACGAAGAAGCATATGGTGATCAGTGTGAAAAATGCGGTAGTTCTTTAAACGCCACTGATTTAATCAATCCAAAGTCAACTATCTCAGGATCCAAACCAATTCTTAAAGAAACAAGACACTGGTTTTTACCATTGGACAAATATGAATCATTCTTAAAAGAATGGATTTTAGAAGGCCATAAAAAAGACTGGAAGCCTAACGTATACGGACAAGTTAAAAGCTGGGTTGATGAAGGTTTAAAGCCTCGTGCTGTTACGCGTGATCTGGACTGGGGGATCCCTGTACCCGTAAAAGGAGCCGAAGGTAAAGTTTTATATGTTTGGTTTGATGCGCCTATCGGATATATTTCTTCAACCAAGGAATGGGCAGACAGGGAAGGTAAAGACTGGGAACCATATTGGAAAGATAAAGAAACACAACTTGTTCATTTCATCGGAAAGGACAACATCGTATTCCACTGCATCATCTTCCCAAGTATGTTAAAGGCACATGGTGATTTTATTCTTCCGGAAAATGTCCCTGCCAACGAGTTTTTAAACTTAGAAGGCAACAAATTATCTACATCAAAAAACTGGGCGGTCTGGCTGCATGAGTATTTGGAAGAGTTTCCGGAAAAACAAGATGTATTACGCTATGTATTAACCGCGAATGCTCCTGAAACAAAAGACAACGACTTTACATGGAAAGATTTTCAATCGCGAAACAACAACGAATTAGTTGCTATATTCGGAAATTTCATTAATCGTGTCGTTGTTCTTACTAATAAGTATTACGAGGGTATAATTCCTCAACCTGGAGATCTTACAGAAGAAGATCGCAAAGCCCTTGAAGAGTTAAAAGCATTCCCTGGAACTATAGAAGCATCGTTAAACCGTTATCGATTCAGGGAGGCTTCGCAAGAACTGATGAATGTTGCCAGGCTGGGTAATAAATACCTGGCTGATGCCGAACCGTGGAAGCTTATAAAAACAGACGAAGAACGGGTAAAAACTATTATGTATGTTGCGCTTCAAATAGCTTCGGCCCTGGCTGTTTTGAGTGAACCTTTCTTACCGTTTACAGCTTCAAAACTGAAAAAAATATTAAACCAAGAAAACAGTTTAAACTGGAATGATGTTCATTCAAAAGATGTCCTTATAGAAGCAAATCATAAAATTAACAAAAGTGAATTACTTTTTTCTAAAATTGAGGATGCTGAAATAGAAAAACAATTGGAAAAGCTCGAAGCCACCAAGAAAGCTAATGAGCAGGCAAATAAAGAATTAGAACCTTTAAAAGATACTATTTCTTACGAAGACTTCTCAAAACTTGATATGAGAGTCGGAACAATCGTCGAGGCTGAAAAAATGCCTAAAGCTAAAAAGTTATTGGTTCTTAAGGTGGATACGGGACTTGACATCAGGACAATTGTTTCAGGGATTGCGGAGCATTTTAAACCTGAAGACATTATAGGTAAGAAAGTTACCGTATTAGCTAATCTTGCTCCAAGAAAACTCAGAGGCGTTGAAAGTGAAGGTATGATCCTGATGACTGAAGATACAGAAGGTAAATTAGTATTTATGAATCCGGATGAAGAAAACACTCCAAACGGGGCAACTATAAATTAA